Proteins encoded within one genomic window of Actinoplanes octamycinicus:
- a CDS encoding cyanophycinase: MDARLLIMGGAAGPALLARFVELAGAASARILVIATASEAPDAAEEFYVGAFTSLGAGSARALRLATRADANAPEVAGSLRAATGVFFTGGDQERITSVLGGTATDSLLQELVVDGTVVLGGTSAGAAMMSATMIVGGDQPGVTAASVRTGPGLEFLPGVLIDQHFAQRGRLNRLLSAVARYPHELGLGIDEDTAILTDGDRFEVLGSGAVTVVDAGAATDIQVPPAGPIALAGALVHVLPAGHTFHLTGRRPGIGEHSHEDREPAPPAGPERVSVPAGGGGPAPAGGTDRSGDV, from the coding sequence GTGGACGCCCGGCTACTGATCATGGGAGGCGCCGCCGGACCGGCGCTGCTCGCCCGGTTCGTGGAGCTGGCCGGGGCGGCGTCGGCCCGGATCCTGGTGATCGCTACGGCCAGTGAGGCGCCGGACGCCGCCGAGGAGTTCTACGTCGGCGCGTTCACCTCGCTGGGCGCCGGCTCGGCCCGGGCGCTGCGGCTGGCCACCCGCGCCGACGCGAACGCACCCGAGGTGGCCGGTTCGCTGCGCGCCGCCACCGGCGTCTTCTTCACCGGCGGCGACCAGGAGCGGATCACCAGCGTGCTGGGCGGGACGGCGACCGACTCGCTGCTGCAGGAACTGGTCGTCGACGGCACGGTGGTGCTCGGCGGGACCAGCGCGGGCGCGGCGATGATGTCGGCCACCATGATCGTCGGCGGCGACCAGCCCGGGGTGACCGCGGCCAGCGTCCGGACCGGGCCCGGCCTGGAATTCCTCCCGGGCGTGCTGATCGACCAGCACTTCGCCCAGCGCGGGCGGCTGAACCGGCTGCTCAGCGCGGTCGCCCGGTACCCGCACGAGCTCGGCCTCGGCATCGACGAGGACACCGCGATCCTGACCGACGGCGACCGGTTCGAGGTGCTCGGCAGCGGCGCGGTCACGGTGGTCGACGCCGGTGCCGCCACCGACATCCAAGTCCCACCGGCCGGGCCGATCGCGCTGGCCGGGGCACTGGTCCACGTGCTGCCGGCCGGTCACACCTTCCACCTGACCGGCCGGCGGCCGGGGATCGGGGAGCACTCCCATGAGGATCGAGAGCCTGCGCCGCCTGCGGGGCCCGAACGTGTATCTGTCCCGGCCGG
- a CDS encoding MFS transporter: MWRESGPVFRALWIGVLASNVGTWMQTVGAQWLVVGEPDAATWVSLVQAVTTLPVLLFALPAGAVADALDRRRLLLGVQGTLFLIAAALAALTALGAVGPALLLVFTFLLGCGQALTLPTWQAVIPEIVPHEQLPAASALGAVNTNLARSVGPALAGVLVAQFGSALVFGLNALSFAVFAVALLRWRRPADRPAGRPEHFASALRAGGRFVRWSPVIRRILGRVLFFVLPGSVVWALVPLVARQELGMGASGYGILLAALGVGAIAGALLMPRARRLLRTNQMIVVTGAVQGVALLVVALVPVALAVVPALVAAGAAWMMLVSRMNAAMQLNLPNWVRARALAIYQLVFAGGQALGAVAWGQAAEAFGLRQTFGMAAGLMLAGTLTVRRWPVHTHEDEDHAPAVFWPEPHLMLQPHLADGPILVSATYRVSGADPAAFVAAMQELRASRQRTGATQWGLFRDGADPARFVEVYLVATWEEHLRQHRGRLTGEDERIEERVIALADGPPEVRHLLPAEHSD, from the coding sequence GTGTGGAGAGAAAGCGGGCCGGTCTTCCGGGCACTCTGGATCGGCGTGCTGGCCAGCAACGTCGGCACCTGGATGCAGACCGTCGGCGCCCAGTGGCTGGTGGTCGGCGAGCCGGACGCGGCCACCTGGGTCAGCCTGGTGCAGGCGGTCACCACCCTGCCGGTGCTGCTCTTCGCGCTGCCGGCCGGCGCGGTGGCGGACGCGCTGGACCGGCGGCGGCTGCTGCTGGGCGTACAGGGAACGCTCTTCCTGATCGCGGCGGCCCTGGCCGCGCTGACCGCCTTGGGCGCGGTCGGCCCGGCGCTGCTGCTGGTCTTCACGTTCCTGCTCGGGTGCGGGCAGGCGCTGACCCTGCCCACCTGGCAGGCGGTGATCCCGGAGATCGTGCCGCACGAGCAGCTGCCGGCCGCGTCGGCGCTCGGCGCGGTCAACACCAACCTGGCCCGCTCGGTCGGTCCGGCGCTGGCCGGGGTGCTGGTCGCGCAGTTCGGCTCGGCGCTGGTGTTCGGGCTGAACGCGCTCTCCTTCGCGGTCTTCGCGGTCGCGCTGCTGCGCTGGCGGCGTCCCGCGGACCGGCCCGCCGGCCGGCCGGAGCACTTCGCCTCGGCGCTGCGGGCCGGCGGCCGGTTCGTCCGCTGGTCACCGGTGATCCGCCGGATCCTCGGCCGGGTGCTCTTCTTCGTGCTGCCCGGCAGCGTGGTCTGGGCCCTGGTGCCGCTGGTCGCGCGGCAGGAGCTGGGGATGGGCGCGAGCGGTTACGGGATCCTGCTGGCCGCGCTCGGGGTCGGCGCGATCGCCGGCGCGCTGCTGATGCCGCGGGCCCGCCGGTTGCTGCGCACCAACCAGATGATCGTCGTGACCGGCGCGGTCCAGGGCGTCGCGCTGCTGGTCGTCGCCCTGGTCCCGGTCGCCCTCGCGGTCGTCCCGGCGCTGGTCGCGGCCGGCGCGGCCTGGATGATGCTGGTCTCCCGGATGAACGCGGCGATGCAGCTCAACCTGCCGAACTGGGTCCGGGCCCGGGCGCTGGCGATCTACCAGCTGGTCTTCGCCGGCGGGCAGGCGCTCGGCGCGGTCGCCTGGGGCCAGGCGGCCGAGGCCTTCGGCCTGCGGCAGACCTTCGGGATGGCGGCGGGTCTGATGCTGGCCGGGACCTTGACGGTACGACGCTGGCCGGTGCACACCCACGAGGACGAGGACCACGCCCCGGCGGTGTTCTGGCCGGAGCCGCACCTGATGCTGCAGCCGCACCTGGCCGACGGCCCGATCCTGGTCTCCGCGACCTACCGGGTGAGCGGCGCCGACCCGGCCGCCTTCGTCGCCGCCATGCAGGAGTTGCGCGCTTCCCGGCAGCGCACCGGCGCCACCCAGTGGGGCCTGTTCCGGGACGGCGCCGACCCGGCCCGTTTCGTCGAGGTGTACCTGGTCGCGACCTGGGAGGAGCACCTGCGCCAGCACCGGGGCCGGCTGACCGGGGAGGACGAGCGGATCGAGGAGCGGGTGATCGCGCTGGCGGACGGCCCGCCGGAGGTGCGCCACCTGCTGCCCGCGGAGCATTCCGATTAG
- a CDS encoding winged helix-turn-helix transcriptional regulator has translation MAILGEKWTMVVLREVFTGIRRFDDMRVRTRVPRQVLANRLAALVEHGVLRREPYQEPGARVRHEYRLTRKGFDLYPVLIALAGWGDRYLADPEGPPIEFVHRDCAAELHLEIHCAAGHPVTEHRDVQSRPGPGGRRRHPGP, from the coding sequence ATGGCGATCCTCGGCGAGAAGTGGACGATGGTCGTGCTGCGCGAGGTGTTCACCGGCATCCGGCGCTTCGACGACATGCGGGTGCGGACCCGGGTCCCGCGGCAGGTCCTGGCCAACCGGCTGGCCGCCCTGGTCGAGCACGGGGTGCTGCGCCGCGAGCCCTATCAGGAGCCGGGCGCCCGGGTCCGGCACGAGTACCGGCTGACCCGCAAGGGCTTCGACCTCTATCCGGTGCTGATCGCGCTGGCCGGCTGGGGCGACCGCTATCTGGCCGACCCGGAGGGGCCGCCGATCGAGTTCGTGCACCGGGACTGCGCGGCCGAGCTGCACCTGGAGATCCACTGCGCGGCCGGGCACCCGGTCACCGAGCACCGGGACGTGCAGTCCCGTCCGGGCCCGGGCGGCAGGCGGCGCCACCCCGGCCCCTAG
- a CDS encoding PaaI family thioesterase: MTQTQDAPVAARTRTFSWTDPSEHVKLLATRSGLDILRAMATGDVPPPPIFQLIGGSGLHAEPGSVTITLDPQEFHYNPIGTVHGGIISTLLDTAAACSVQSTLPVGVGYTSMDLNVKFLRPVTVDSGTLTCTGGVLQSGRRTALAEARLTDGRGRLIAHATSSCLIFDLPKP, translated from the coding sequence ATGACGCAGACTCAGGATGCCCCGGTCGCCGCCCGGACCCGCACCTTCTCCTGGACCGACCCGTCCGAGCACGTCAAACTGCTCGCCACCCGCAGCGGCCTGGACATCCTCCGGGCGATGGCGACCGGCGACGTCCCGCCCCCGCCGATCTTCCAGCTGATCGGCGGCAGCGGCCTGCACGCCGAGCCGGGCAGCGTCACCATCACGCTCGACCCGCAGGAGTTCCACTACAACCCGATCGGCACCGTGCACGGCGGCATCATCTCCACCCTGCTCGACACCGCCGCCGCCTGCTCGGTCCAGTCCACCCTGCCGGTCGGCGTCGGCTACACCAGCATGGACCTCAACGTGAAGTTCCTCCGCCCGGTGACCGTCGACTCCGGCACCCTGACCTGCACCGGCGGGGTCCTGCAGAGCGGCCGCCGGACCGCCCTGGCCGAGGCCCGCCTCACCGACGGCCGCGGTCGCCTGATCGCGCACGCCACGTCCAGCTGCCTGATCTTCGATCTGCCGAAGCCCTGA
- the hisS gene encoding histidine--tRNA ligase, which produces MPISGFPEWLPSQRIVEQYVLDKIRSTFELYGFASLETRAVEPLETLLSKGETSKEVYLLRRLQEDAGSSREDQLGLHFDLTVPFARFVTENHGKLQFPFRRYQIQKVWRGERPQEGRYREFLQADIDVVNRDTLPFHFDTEMPLVIGDVFRSLPIPQAVILVNNRKVCEGFYRGLGLDDTAQVLRTVDKLDKIGPDKVAALLVETAGATDAQAQACLRLAAISTSDASFVDAVKALGVSDPLLDEGLGELAQVVEAANEHAPGLIRAELKIARGLDYYTGTVYETQLLGYERFGSICSGGRYENLASVGNTRFPGVGISIGVSRLLGLLFGQGALGASRSVPTCVVVALPSEDQRATCDRIAAALRQRGIPTEVAPTAAKFGKQIQFADRRGIPYVWFPGSPDTVKDIRSGEQVEADPATWTPPAADLHPVVTGS; this is translated from the coding sequence GTGCCCATTTCCGGCTTCCCTGAGTGGCTGCCGTCCCAGCGCATCGTCGAGCAGTACGTGCTGGACAAGATCCGGTCCACCTTCGAGCTCTACGGTTTCGCCTCGCTGGAGACCCGGGCGGTCGAGCCGCTGGAGACCTTGCTCTCCAAAGGGGAGACCTCGAAAGAGGTCTACCTGCTGCGCCGGCTGCAGGAGGACGCCGGGTCCTCCCGCGAGGACCAGCTCGGCCTGCACTTCGATCTGACCGTGCCCTTCGCCCGGTTCGTCACGGAGAACCACGGCAAGCTGCAGTTCCCGTTCCGGCGCTACCAGATCCAGAAGGTGTGGCGCGGCGAGCGTCCGCAGGAGGGCCGCTACCGCGAGTTCCTCCAGGCGGACATCGACGTGGTCAACCGGGACACCCTGCCGTTCCACTTCGACACCGAGATGCCGCTGGTGATCGGCGACGTCTTCCGGTCGCTGCCGATCCCGCAGGCCGTCATCCTGGTCAACAACCGCAAGGTGTGCGAGGGCTTCTACCGCGGGCTCGGGCTGGACGACACCGCGCAGGTGCTGCGCACCGTCGACAAGCTCGACAAGATCGGCCCGGACAAGGTGGCCGCCCTGCTGGTCGAGACCGCCGGGGCGACCGACGCGCAGGCGCAGGCCTGTCTGCGGCTGGCCGCGATCTCGACCTCCGACGCGTCCTTCGTGGACGCGGTGAAGGCGCTCGGCGTCAGCGACCCGCTGCTCGACGAGGGCCTCGGTGAGCTGGCGCAGGTGGTGGAGGCGGCCAACGAGCACGCGCCGGGGCTGATCCGGGCCGAGCTGAAGATCGCCCGGGGCCTCGACTACTACACCGGCACGGTCTACGAGACCCAGTTGCTCGGCTACGAGCGGTTCGGCTCGATCTGCTCCGGCGGCCGCTACGAGAACCTGGCCTCGGTGGGCAACACCCGCTTCCCCGGCGTGGGCATCTCGATCGGCGTCTCCCGGCTGCTCGGCCTGCTCTTCGGGCAGGGTGCGCTGGGTGCCAGCCGGTCGGTGCCGACCTGCGTGGTGGTCGCGCTGCCCAGCGAGGACCAGCGGGCCACGTGCGACCGGATCGCGGCCGCGCTGCGCCAGCGGGGGATCCCGACCGAGGTGGCGCCGACCGCGGCGAAGTTCGGCAAGCAGATCCAGTTCGCCGACCGGCGCGGCATCCCCTACGTCTGGTTCCCCGGCTCGCCGGACACCGTCAAGGACATCCGCTCCGGCGAGCAGGTCGAGGCGGACCCGGCGACCTGGACGCCGCCGGCCGCTGACCTGCACCCGGTGGTCACCGGGAGTTGA
- a CDS encoding MBL fold metallo-hydrolase: MLVASCEAQAFGTNCYVVAAGPGEQCLIVDPGIGVLDRLDDLIAQHKLFPAAVLLTHGHLDHTFSVAPVCGARGITAYVHPDDREMLTDPAKGLSVDLTALFGGRLPYSEPDDVATLDDGMTLSIAGLEITVDHAPGHTGGSVLFRLPGATSSWDAEEICLSGDVLFAGSIGRTDLPGGSTPTMMTSLRDKILPLADDTVVLPGHGPATTIGRERASNPYLRELIAAPGRFL; the protein is encoded by the coding sequence GTGCTCGTCGCCAGCTGTGAGGCGCAGGCCTTCGGCACCAACTGTTATGTGGTGGCCGCCGGGCCGGGCGAGCAGTGCCTGATCGTCGACCCGGGGATCGGCGTGCTGGACCGGCTGGACGACTTGATCGCGCAGCACAAGCTCTTCCCGGCCGCGGTGCTGCTGACCCACGGCCACCTGGACCACACCTTCTCGGTGGCGCCGGTCTGCGGCGCCCGCGGCATCACGGCGTACGTGCACCCCGACGACCGGGAGATGCTCACCGACCCGGCCAAGGGGCTGAGCGTCGACCTCACCGCGCTGTTCGGCGGCCGCCTGCCGTACTCGGAACCCGACGACGTCGCCACGCTCGACGACGGGATGACGCTGAGCATCGCCGGGCTGGAGATCACCGTCGACCACGCGCCCGGCCATACCGGCGGGTCGGTGCTGTTCCGCCTGCCCGGAGCAACCTCCTCCTGGGACGCTGAGGAGATCTGTCTCTCCGGAGACGTGCTCTTCGCGGGCTCGATCGGACGCACCGACCTGCCGGGCGGCAGTACCCCGACGATGATGACCAGCCTGCGGGACAAGATCCTGCCGCTGGCCGACGACACCGTCGTGCTGCCCGGCCACGGACCGGCCACCACCATCGGCCGTGAGCGCGCGTCGAACCCGTACCTGCGGGAGCTGATCGCGGCGCCCGGCCGCTTCCTCTAG
- a CDS encoding peptidylprolyl isomerase, which yields MAPSKDRQRKLARAKFDRQMARRAVRERRRRRILAGTGIGLAVVLVAVGAAWIGGAFDSDEKTTTEAADTCLWSPLIKSDNPDKTDVGTPPSKDLPTTGTETMTISTNQGAPITVGLDVASAPCAAASFTHLAGKKFFDNTDCHEILSIGAVHCGDPSGTNNGGPLYSFYDENSPVLPEPSPSASAAAKPAVLYPKGTVTLVGNPVGSNGSQFLIFFKDYAPTTDAPYSIAGKVTGGLDTLAKIGKITTVADDAGDKVKPSQKITIKTLTVGADAAATAAPSASAQS from the coding sequence GTGGCTCCCAGCAAGGACCGGCAGCGCAAGCTCGCGCGCGCGAAATTCGATCGCCAGATGGCTCGCCGGGCTGTGCGGGAGCGGCGTCGCCGCCGGATCCTGGCCGGGACCGGCATCGGCTTGGCCGTGGTGCTCGTCGCGGTCGGCGCCGCCTGGATCGGCGGGGCGTTCGACAGCGATGAGAAAACCACCACCGAGGCCGCCGACACGTGCCTGTGGTCGCCCCTCATCAAGAGTGACAACCCGGACAAGACGGATGTCGGCACGCCGCCCAGCAAGGACCTGCCGACCACCGGCACCGAGACCATGACGATCAGCACCAACCAGGGTGCCCCGATCACGGTGGGCCTGGACGTGGCGAGCGCTCCCTGTGCCGCCGCCAGTTTCACCCACCTGGCCGGCAAGAAGTTCTTCGACAACACCGACTGCCACGAGATCCTCTCGATCGGCGCGGTGCACTGCGGCGACCCGAGCGGGACCAACAACGGCGGCCCGCTCTACAGCTTCTACGACGAGAACAGCCCGGTCCTGCCGGAGCCCTCGCCGAGCGCCAGCGCCGCCGCGAAACCCGCGGTGCTCTACCCCAAAGGCACCGTGACGCTGGTCGGCAACCCGGTCGGCAGCAACGGCAGCCAGTTCCTCATCTTCTTCAAGGACTACGCACCGACCACCGACGCGCCGTACTCGATCGCCGGCAAGGTGACCGGCGGTCTGGACACGCTGGCGAAAATCGGCAAAATCACCACGGTGGCCGATGACGCGGGCGACAAGGTCAAGCCCTCGCAGAAGATCACCATCAAGACCCTGACCGTCGGCGCGGATGCCGCCGCCACGGCCGCACCCTCGGCGAGCGCGCAGTCGTGA
- a CDS encoding peptidylprolyl isomerase, translating into MSSIKDRQRAAARARLEKEMAERAAAAKSRRRKQAIIGSALAVVVVAGAAVWLVTALKKDDKKSTASAAGTVACSWTPEDSTTGGPGIKDTGGTPPTTVPNVGKETLTLDTGLGVITAAVDKAKAPCTVAAFDYLAAKKFWDGTKCHRLTTAGIKVLQCGDPTAKGKGYRETDGQGGPNFKYAEENLPLGKDPTYPKATLAMARTQTPGTTGSQFFIVWGDDIKADSLPAEYTILGTITKGMDIVEKVGKAGSVTKGMDIVEKVGKAGSDNANNQGDGTPQARGHIKTLTMAAA; encoded by the coding sequence GTGTCGTCGATCAAGGACCGGCAGCGCGCGGCGGCGCGGGCCCGGCTGGAGAAGGAGATGGCCGAGCGCGCCGCGGCAGCCAAGAGCCGGCGGCGCAAGCAGGCCATCATCGGCTCGGCCCTGGCCGTGGTGGTGGTCGCCGGCGCAGCCGTGTGGCTCGTCACCGCGCTGAAGAAGGACGACAAGAAGTCGACCGCCAGCGCGGCCGGCACCGTCGCCTGCAGCTGGACCCCGGAGGACTCGACGACCGGCGGCCCGGGCATCAAGGACACCGGCGGCACCCCGCCCACCACCGTGCCGAACGTGGGCAAGGAGACGCTGACCCTCGACACCGGCCTCGGCGTGATCACCGCCGCGGTGGACAAGGCGAAGGCGCCGTGCACCGTCGCCGCGTTCGACTACCTGGCGGCCAAGAAGTTCTGGGACGGCACCAAGTGCCACCGCCTCACCACCGCGGGGATCAAGGTGCTGCAGTGTGGCGACCCGACCGCGAAGGGCAAGGGTTACCGCGAGACCGACGGCCAGGGCGGCCCGAACTTCAAGTATGCCGAGGAGAACCTGCCGCTCGGCAAGGACCCGACATACCCGAAGGCCACCCTGGCGATGGCCCGCACCCAGACGCCGGGCACCACCGGCAGCCAGTTCTTCATCGTGTGGGGCGACGACATCAAGGCTGACTCGCTGCCCGCGGAGTACACCATCCTCGGCACGATCACCAAGGGCATGGACATCGTGGAGAAGGTCGGCAAGGCCGGCAGCGTCACCAAGGGCATGGACATCGTGGAGAAGGTCGGCAAGGCCGGCAGCGACAACGCGAACAACCAGGGCGACGGGACACCCCAAGCTCGAGGTCACATCAAGACCCTGACGATGGCCGCGGCGTAA
- a CDS encoding adenine phosphoribosyltransferase, translating into MTSENSPAELAALVAGASIDVPDFPKPGVVFKDLMPLFADGEVFRQVIDGIVAHHGAGSFDVVAGVEARGFLMAAALAYATGTGVVPVRKAGKLPRKALSASYELEYGEATLEVHEDAFVAGQRVLVVDDVLATGGTAAAAIDLVERAGGTVAGFSVLLELGFLGGREKLSPRTVHALLTV; encoded by the coding sequence GTGACTAGCGAGAATTCCCCGGCTGAGCTGGCCGCTCTGGTGGCCGGCGCGAGCATCGACGTGCCGGATTTCCCCAAGCCCGGGGTCGTCTTCAAGGACCTGATGCCGCTGTTCGCCGACGGTGAGGTGTTCCGTCAGGTGATCGACGGGATCGTGGCCCACCACGGTGCGGGCTCGTTCGACGTGGTGGCCGGCGTGGAAGCGCGCGGTTTCCTGATGGCGGCCGCGCTGGCGTACGCCACCGGCACCGGCGTGGTGCCGGTCCGCAAGGCCGGCAAGCTGCCGCGCAAGGCCCTGTCCGCGTCGTACGAGCTCGAATACGGCGAGGCCACCCTGGAGGTGCACGAGGACGCGTTCGTCGCCGGACAGCGCGTCCTGGTGGTCGACGACGTGCTCGCCACCGGCGGCACCGCGGCCGCCGCGATCGACCTGGTGGAGCGGGCCGGCGGGACGGTGGCCGGCTTCTCCGTGCTGCTGGAGCTGGGGTTCCTGGGCGGCCGGGAGAAGCTGAGCCCGCGTACGGTACACGCCCTCTTGACCGTTTGA
- the secF gene encoding protein translocase subunit SecF, with translation MARPGLASRLYAGEANINIVGRRKMWFTIAAALILISIGSFVIRGFELGIEFAGGTSFSVPASVDGKTLTQDQIQTAVDKAVTGANPEATTTPAQKVGDGADASYTVRASALTASEAEAAKTAMVGDLGVKAEDISDSQVSPAWGGQVSQKALLGLIIFLVLVVGYLVVRFEWRMAVAALASLLLDLVLTAGVYSLVGFEVTPSTVIGFLTILGYSLYDVVVVFDKVQENTRGITAGSSRTYAEATNLAVNQTLMRSLNTGLVALLPVGGLLFIGAGLLGAGTLKDLGLVLFVGMGFGVISSILFAAPVLSALKDQEPKIKAHNARVLSRRANRSDDVARGERSRPANATEADVQPAMAGSSTPRPGARPSARRGGNRPGGAGNRPGGKR, from the coding sequence ATGGCCCGTCCCGGTCTCGCGTCCCGCCTCTACGCGGGTGAAGCGAACATCAACATCGTGGGCCGCCGGAAGATGTGGTTCACCATCGCGGCCGCGCTGATCCTGATCTCGATCGGCAGCTTCGTGATCCGCGGCTTCGAGCTCGGCATCGAGTTCGCCGGTGGCACCTCGTTCAGCGTCCCGGCCTCGGTCGACGGCAAGACGCTGACCCAGGATCAGATCCAGACCGCGGTCGACAAGGCGGTCACCGGGGCCAACCCGGAGGCGACCACCACCCCCGCGCAGAAGGTCGGCGACGGCGCGGACGCCAGCTACACGGTGCGCGCCTCGGCGCTCACCGCGAGCGAGGCCGAGGCGGCCAAGACCGCGATGGTCGGCGACCTCGGGGTCAAGGCCGAGGACATCAGTGACAGCCAGGTCTCGCCGGCCTGGGGCGGCCAGGTCAGTCAGAAGGCCCTGCTCGGTCTGATCATCTTCCTGGTGCTGGTGGTGGGCTATCTGGTGGTCCGGTTCGAGTGGCGGATGGCGGTGGCCGCGCTGGCCTCGCTGCTGCTCGACCTGGTGCTCACCGCCGGCGTCTACTCGCTGGTCGGGTTCGAGGTGACGCCGTCCACGGTGATCGGCTTCCTGACCATCCTCGGCTACTCGCTGTACGACGTGGTGGTGGTCTTCGACAAGGTGCAGGAGAACACCCGCGGGATCACCGCGGGCAGCAGCCGCACCTACGCCGAGGCGACCAACCTGGCGGTCAACCAGACCCTGATGCGCTCGCTGAACACCGGTCTGGTGGCCCTGCTGCCGGTCGGCGGCCTGCTCTTCATCGGCGCCGGCCTGCTCGGCGCCGGCACCCTGAAGGACCTGGGCCTGGTGCTCTTCGTCGGCATGGGCTTCGGGGTCATCTCCTCGATCCTGTTCGCCGCTCCGGTGCTGAGCGCGCTCAAGGACCAGGAGCCGAAGATCAAGGCGCACAACGCCCGGGTGCTCAGCCGCCGGGCCAACCGCTCCGACGACGTGGCCCGTGGCGAGCGCAGCCGCCCGGCGAACGCCACCGAGGCGGACGTGCAGCCGGCCATGGCGGGCAGCTCCACCCCGCGTCCGGGCGCCCGCCCGTCCGCGCGGCGCGGCGGCAACCGCCCCGGCGGCGCCGGTAATCGTCCGGGCGGTAAGCGCTGA